The region GTGCAATTCAAAGCTGTACTCATTGGCTGTAGAATGCTTTAGGTCATTGACAGTCAGAAATTTACTGCAAAAGCTTCAGTTAAGCCTAACATTTGTCACAGTATTCACTTGTGACAGGTCTACTGGCCATCAAGTATGATGGCTTTGCAATCAGATTCTCCTAATTTCCCATAATGTTATTACCGCTGCATTGCCATTGAATCTGTTGCCCGCTACACTAACGGCAATTTACTTTAGTGATCTGATCTGCTAAACttggagatgtgggaggaaaccacatcacccaaaggaaatccatgtggttacAGGAGAAGGTGCAAACCCAAACAACATGAATAAGGTCAGGACAGAAATCACGTAACTGGAGGTGAGGCAACATCTTTACCAGCTGCAACAGTATTGATAAATTTAATCCTCACTGGCTGAGTGAGGGCAAATTTAGGTGTAGCTATAGAAAAATTGGTGGTGGTGTTCTTTTGTAGCTCTCCGCTGGGTGTACTGAAGCAGTAAGTTAGTTTAATTGACCTGAAACAATGATCAGAACTGCTCTTGTCAGAAGGTTGAATTTTTTTTACAAAGGCATGAAGATGTATGAAGACCATTGAAGATAAAGTTGGACTGTTGCCTTTCGATTCTCTGGTTCATTTCACCCActcctaagtaatttctaagcaACAGTATCCTTGGTTATACTTACTGCTTGTACATGATTGGTGGCATTTCTACACAGCGGCTGTATGATCTGCACAAGCCCAGGTCATGAATTTGAGCCCTACCTCATTATTTGATCTCTTCAGATAATTTTCCATGTGTTGTacagctgcaaaataacaaatttctttTTGAACAGTAAACGTAAAACTGATTCTGACTCAGTTTTGAGCTTGTTGCTGGGATGTGTAAGTTTTGGAATAACCCAATGGTGCTCTTGGGGTGTTTACAATCAATGCAAGCTTACATGTTGTCTTTCCAATTGGGAAAAGGATAATTAGCTCAGACCCTGCTAACTGTACTGTATCCTGGTTAATAAGGTGAAAGTTGTGCTGTAAGGTACAGTTGAAATGAGAGCAATGAAAACTATTATAGAAGCTTAATTAACTGTAAACATTCTTTCTCATTAACTTGGTGTCATCCTGAACCCATCTAGCTGGATAATTTCAGTAAGATCTATTAATATCTTAATGAGATTGGCTCACAGCTTTAATTAGGTTAACAGATACTGTATGGGGTCACATCCTGATTTAGAATACTAAGTTGGTAGCTTTGGGCAATGTTTCATTGTGCCCGACCAGCATTTTAATTCCTACACAGTGAAGAAAGTAGTTGCTTGTAAACATTATTTAActttgacttctcatcttttaaggactctttttaaaacacgATCTCATTATTTTCAGCTttttatttgtgcagtttgtcttctgcacattggttgtttatcagtctgtTTAGGAATCCTTTTTTGTAAATTTCATTATTTTCCTCTAAGTGCCATGAGATGAATCTGTCGTATATGGTTCCTATTTATGTATTCAATAGCAGTTTTTTACTTTGAGCTTGTGTTAAAAACCATTTTCCCATGATTTAAGTTTTCTTCTGTCCCAGATATGGCAAATTGACCAGTCCAACCTGAACAACACTGATTTTATTCTCCATTAGTCCATATCTGTATTAactgtgatctttttttttttgttaggTAATGGAACTATTGATTTTCCTGAGTTCTTGACCATGATGGCTAGGAAAATGAAGGATACAGATAGTGAAGAGGAAATTCGTGAAGCATTCCGTGTATTTGACAAGGTATTGTACTTGGTGATTGGCTATtaggagggttatggactgcTCGTATAATATACATTGTAATTATTCAAAAGGTCTAATCCTATTGGGGGAATatttcataagatcataagacataggagtggaattaggccattagactcactgagtctgctctgctatttcatcattcctcaggcccaatctcctgccttcctgtattccttcatgctctgaccgatcaagagtctatcaacctctgtcttaaatacacccaatgacctggactcaacagctgtctgtggcgaagaattccacagattcatcaccttctggttGAATAAGttcctcatccccattctgaaaggatgtccctctattctgaggttgttctCTGgttttaaactctcccaccataaaatatcctctctatgtccactaTGTTGGCCTTTCaccgtttgataggtttcaatgaggttgcctcaaattcttctgaattccagtgaatacaggctcagaagcatcaaatggtcttcataagacaagccattcaaatctggaatcatttttgtgaacctcctttgaaccctctccattttcAGTACAACCATATTATGATAAGGGACCAAATATCTGCTCACAATATTAAGTGAGGTCTTGCCAGTGCTTCATGAAGTCTCAATGttgcatctttgcttttatagctTGAAGACAAGAGCAGGGATGGAAGCTTAGTGTTTATAAGGCTGGGCTCTGGTGGGGCCTCACTGAGTACTGTGAACtgttttgggcttctcatctaagaagagatgtgctgacattggagagggccctgaagcagttcacaggaatgattctgggaatgaaagggttatcatatgaggaaagtttggctctgtacattggaatttagaaggatgggggggcggattctcattgaaaccttttgtctgttgaaaggcatggagagAGTAgaagtagaaaggatgtttcctatggtgggagagtctaggacgagaaggcacagcctcagaatagaggggtgtccatataaaacagatgcagagaaacttctttagctacAGGGTGGTGAATGTTATCacagcagctgtagaggccaggtcactgagtgtatttaaggcagagataggtttttgattcgatacagcatcaaaggttacagggagaaggctggtgaatgggggtgaggagggggataaaggatcagccatgattggtgGAGCAAAGCTACCTCTTTTGGTTGAATATATTATGTGCCTTCCAATTTGCTGCTGGAAATTTCTGCCATtgatgctctgctgtcatccctgttagTGTTCTTTTCAAATGGGTTTTGGCCAACTCATCCCTTGCCCCTCTTTAATTtccttattccactgtaatactgatacatctgactgtagTAGCATCTCAAAATTCAGGGTGATTtcattcatattatgatcactttctgaTAAAGGTTCTTTAAAGTTAAGCTCTCTAATCcattccagatcattgcacagtacccaatccagaatagtttaccccttagtgggctcaaccatgagctgctcttaaaaagccatcttgtaggcattctagaaactcccccctcccccccttggaatccaacaccaacctaattttcccaatattgaaatccctcatgactttTGTGACATTGTcatttttggcatgcattttctatctactGTTGCAGTTTGACCCATCAAGGTCTTTGTCTCCCTTCAGGTATATTTCAGCTGGATATATggattgtgggccaaatggcctgttcctgtgctgttataCAACAGAGTTGGACCTTCTGGCACAACTCTGCAAATTAGAAATAAAAGCTCTTCATAATTCACAAACATTGAAGTGCTGTCCTGAATGTCAGAGGTTTTGTTGCTTAAAGTAAAACTGTCAGTAATGGTCATATTAAATGCCATCACTAATTAAAATATTGCTCATTGCTTTGACCAGTTATCAAAGGTCATTAAATGCTATATTGCTCTTAAGTACTTCCTGACCTGCTCCCAATTGCTATACTGACCTTCAAATTTGATTGGAAATTGGGTTGAATTCCTTGTAAGAGCAGATATTTAAACTGGAGTCCTTGGGGGTTTTTTTGATGGGAAGATGCAAAGGGAGTAATGTGGCTCCAAACAGCATGGCAGTTTGCACAATGTAATTTCAGCTCAGCGCCTGAGTTCAATTCTGTAAGAAATCTGTATGTCCTCTCCATGGAATAGATGGGTTTTCaacaagtgctctggtttcctcccatagtccaaagatggaGCTCTGGGTTAATTGGATTTTGTAAATTGGTGATTGGGTTGGGTTCAAATAGAGGTTGCTTGGGTggcatggctggaagggcctacactGCTGTATCATTAAATAAATGAACATGTGATTAAATTGCAAGACTTTATCTACACTTTAAAAGTGCTTTAaaaagaccaaagagatgattgtggacttcaggaaggtgcatgCTGACCACTCTTCACTACACATACATGATTTACCTGTGCAGAGTTAGAAGCGTCAAGTTTGAGTACACGTACTTGCACCTTTTTGCTCAGGCTCTCCTTCCTCCCCACCTGCAAAATTCAATATTTTACAGGAGCACATCAAATGTTCtttccagctgcatcactgtacaCGAATTGTGAAACATGGCTGCAAGTACTGCTGAGGATTAAGTTCTCTGATTCATCAGATTTATCAGGACCCTTAGCATTGTCGGTGATCCCTCCAATTGTaatgtagcattaggacaagaactgttagaattggaagcagcttcttcccccagtctTAAGACTAATGcacattatttgttaatttactagtAATACTACTTGTCTTGTGCTTGGTTCAGAGGAACGTTATTTCATTTGACAGTATATATGTATGGTTGAGTGACAGTAACCTAAATTGAACTCTTCAGGACTTGCTGATGTGAGGTTTTTTAAAACATTCAGGATGGTAATGGCTATATCAGTGCGGCAGAGCTGCGTCACGTTATGACGAACCTAGGTGAGAAATTGACAGATGAAGAAGTAGATGAAATGATTAGAGAAGCAGATATTGATGGTGATGGTCAAGTCAACTATGAAGGCAAGTATTTTAACTCCTACTTTTGTCTGTAATAGAAACCAAACTGAAAATGGAACCGAGAAGCTTGATGTCTTGGTATCAAAATGAAACATCCCAATGACATGCCTGTCATTGTGAAACTACTGAAATGTgaaaatgttgtaaaacaattgtGGTTAATTAATGACTGGTACAgaaacctttcaatattccagTTAAGGTTTTTTAAAGTTTGTTTTATGGAAATTGTATGCCAATCAAATCTGGAAGTTAGaagaaatagcaacaaaaaaaattcCCATTTCCTCTACTTTTTTCTGGAAGTATTGGCTATCAGTTAGAccatatgtacagtactgtgcaaaagtcttgggcaccctagcttttttaatataaattgttAGATGTTTAGTTTTTGTCTTCTGCAGTAGTGTTCTGAGGCAGGGGCCTATGCGCCAGCCACGGCAATAGGCATTCACAGAATCCTTCTGGCAGCAATCCAAAGGGAGGTGGTCAGCTCTGAAACTTGTTCATTTGCACATTCAATGTGTTAGTCTACCTCAGGCTTTAATTAGCGAAACGGATTTGAACACAGGCCTATGCTCTGTCACCAAGTTTCTTCGCATTGAGGCCAGAGGTTCCCAGAACCTTCTCAGACTGCAGAGCTGGATCCACCTaatgatctccaaactgtaaatctcAGGCTTTAACTCTTAACAATCCCAGGTACATGTTTAAGATGAAAACAGCTGtaaaagtaaacaaatatttTTGcgagctatctggaagatgtcgacTGAGGGAGCTTTGTACGCTGGCACCACCTTGACTGGAAAAAGGACTGGGGTGCTGAACAGTGGCAGCAAGTATTCTGGAATGATGAATCAGTTTTCATTTTTTGGCATAAACAGGAGGCAATTTGTCTATTGGCGAGTGGTATGTGGATCAGTATCTGTGGCCAACAGTGAAGCATGGCAGAGGTTTTCTGCAGCTTgaggctgcatttctgcaaatggagttggtgatatggtcagaattaatggactCCTCAATGCTGAGAAAAAAAGCAGATTCTCACCCAATTAGGAAGGTATCtggtcccaacttcattctgctgCAGCATCCCAATGGCCAAAGTCATAAGGATCTCTCTTCAGTGAAAAGGAGCTCTGCAACATCCCCACATAGCCCTGgtctcaacatcattgaggctgtctgggattacctggagagacagaagcaatgGGACACTCCTGCAGAAGAACCcttcaagttctccaagatgcttggacaACCTACCAGtccattttaaaaaattgaatatATGCATATGTATTCAGTTTTGTGTATATATCAGAGAAGAATTGATGTACTTTAAAGGCAGAGGGTAGTCACACAGATAATTGCTTTAAGAGTATTTTTTTGATAACTTTTCAttccattatttttgaaagcatcttggcATTACAAATTTTtacatgtgcccaagacttttgcattgTACTTATTTTCAGTTTGTTTTATGGATATTTTTTAGGTTTAAAGTTAAAATTGATAAGTGTCCTGTTAATGTCACTGGGATTGCTTAAACTTTATACAAAACAGGCTGGGAGAATGGCTGGACCTTCCTAAGTAAGTGATTACACATTGGGCCATACTGCTTGTATTGGTGCTTAATATGCAATGTGGTGTAGATCATAAAACAGGTAGTTATGGAGGAATCTGACAAATGTATTTTTGCTACATTTTCATTTTTACTTCCATGTATTTGTGAAAAGTgcattttataaagctgcatgaTGTTTCACTTTCCACTATAACTGGAAAGTGTTTTTGGCTCTTGCTAAGATGGTCTTCTATAATGGACTAGACAAGGTTCCAAGTTTACCTGGTCCATTGTAATGGGTCAGCTTTAGCTGCTGGCCTGTGTACACCATGGATCGCTTTGATAGATTAAACTGTCTGGAGTTTAAATTAGTCCAATTGGACATTGAGCATatgaatgtttaaaaaaaaaaatgtggCTGTTGTGGAACCACAAAACAATGTATTCATTTGCCTGATTCAGAATCAAGGAACTTGCTGTTTAGGTTTTGCATATTACTTTGCAAAGCATTGACATAAAATGGGAGGGCTCCTAATTTCACTTGGAGTGCTGTCTAAGCCTTGCCAGCTGAGATTGTCTAGTTAGCTTGTTCACCCATTTTCTATGGCAAGTTTCCTTCTATTTACAGCTTTAAACTTGATACTTGAGAAATTTAACTATTGTAAAACTGGTGCAGAGATTTCCCAAATGTAATGGTGTTCCTTCTCCAGAATTTAATTTTCTTGGTCTCCATTGTTCACACTTCAAAGTATTGAGCCCTCTAATTTAACTGATCATAAGCATAGGTCTTGATTTGGTcagttgtagttgtattgatGCTCTTTGCTGTAATTACCTTGTCATGTGAAGTCTGTCATTTCTGTGTAATTGTTATTCAATAATTTGCCCTTGCACACTTGTGAAGCCCATACATGTTATGTATGCACTAGTCTGTTTTTTGATATTACCTCTTCCTTCTGTGGCCAAAGTTGAAATCAAGTGGCCATTTTAATGAATGGCATGATAGAGCCTATAAAAAATTCCAGATGCTTGAGATCGGAAGcaggcacaacattttgggcattTGCACTGTCCAGAGTAGAATGTCAAGAACCAGTATGTAAGCATGTGTTTCCTAGCATGTTGGAGATGATGGGTATAATTATATGGAGCAGACACTGTGCTAATCAGATAGGAAACAAGCTCAATACTTATGCTGAGTCAGAATGTTGACAATTTAAAGATCATCCTAAGGTTTGCAGTAAATTTTGTTTCTGAATTGATCTTGTTTTGCTGACTGCTTGTGGATGATGTGGCTTGCATTGCATTTAATCTTCATTCTAGATTCTTTTAAATTCAAGGAGTTGCTTTATGGGATTTGGGTCACTTGTGAGTAGTGTGTTGTATACAATTTAAATTCAAATCCATCAGCATAGTTGGTCCTGGTTTTttgagatttaattcaattttaagcTAGTCTGTGAGTCGGTTTCAAGCTTCTAGATCAGTTTAGATCATCACCCATAAAAATAATAATTTGGGgtagaaatggtggagcagaatggtTGAGGAAAAGTTTCTCTAGATTATCGCTGTTCCTGCTTGACCTTTTTGCAGTGTACAGTATTACCACATGTAACTGAGCAAGGCACCTTTGAGTGATGCAGAATAATGAACAGGACAACTGGCTGCTGTTCATTGGCTCTATGCtaaatgagtgattttttttgttcCCTTGAGGCAATTGCTTGTCCTTTGAAATGATAGGCTTTGACATAATTATCTTGACGGTGATGATATTTTCTAATTTGAAGTTATACTGCTCCTTTTACTGCAATTGGTTATGTGCTAGCTTTCAATTCAGAAGTACTGCAGGCTATTATTCCAAATTTGCGACAGTCTATTGCATTGAAACATTGTATGTGTATTACACTGAGTTCGGGTATATTAGGCCTATTTGAAGCTGTGCATGCAGACATGTCTGAATTATTACTGATTAATGATACTTTCAAAACAAACCAGTTCATCCTTgtctgtttccctccacagaaTTCGTACAGATGATGACTGCAAAATGAAGACTTTTACCTTTCCCCTTCCTAGAAAAGTTGAAATCTTTTACTTACCTCTTGCAAAATGTTCatttattcattctgtttctgtaTAGCAAAAGTTACTGAATGTCAAAAAATAAAACCTGTCCACAAACTCTGCATGTAAAATGATCAGTGGTCCTGTCCCCAAAGATCTTCAAGCCATGCATCAGTAAAACTTGTACTACCTTAAAAACAAAGCAATTGGACTCTATGAAGTTCCATGCTAATAACTACACTGTTTGGGCTGGCCAGTTTTTCATGCATGCAGCTTGACAGTTGAGCACATCCTGGCTCTTAATTCCACTTTATGTTCTTTGTGGGAATAGCTTAGTTTTTTCCAGTTGTATATTGTACAGGATAATTGTTCCTGAAAAGTTGGTTAATTTTGTGTGCTACGGCAAACTACAATAGAGGGTTGTAATTGTGTGACGGCCCCTGGAGTGGAATCGTTCTCATACTTAACAGTGTGCTCAAACAATTACCAGGACTGAAGATCtaattttaaatattaaaaaaaggatgGCATGTCTGTATAAAACTTGGTTAAAGTGTCTGCATTGCACTATAGTGAAACGGATGTCAGGCAATTTACCGTTCACTGAATTTTTAAATGACCTATGAAAAAGGGGGTGTCTTGAACTCTCATGTTTATCTTCTGTTCTATACCATAACTTGGAGCCATCAGATtatatacagtgccttgtaaaagtattcagtccTCAACTCTttagttcacataaatgagtattacaaacagggattttgatcaatttcatCGAGAATTTGTATCTGAATCATGCTCTATTCCCCCACAATAGAGCCccccaaaaaacagggaaaattgcaAAGCATGATAAactaaaattatttttttttaaagaactgaaatgtcagcacttCAAGTATTCATTCCCCTTTGCTCATACTTGGTCGAACCACCTCTTGCAGTTATTACAGCCACAAGTCTTTTTGGACAAGTTTTTTAAGATTTGCACAACTTAAAGAAAGATATGCCagttccttgcaaaattgctcaagctgtgctgGATTAGTTGGGCAGCAGGGGTAGACAACTATCTTGAGGTCTTGGCAGAGATGTTGGATCAAGGTAGGTCAGGAATCTGGGGCACTCgatatcaattttcttcatttgtagCTACTGTGTGGTTGCTCTGGCAATACTCTGTGGGCAGTTGTCCTGTGGAAACActcttcctccccagtttaagctttctgacaGGCTAGCAGGTTGAGACCAAAAATTTACACTTCAGTCTCAACTGACCACagatcttccacatctttacagtatgtTCTAAGTGATGCTGTGATTTCACATTTTTCCCTATATTTTCATGaaggactgcactgagctctgagatacagtatggtataatatgttcagtgcctttcagATGGTCTTGTATCCTTCCCCAGATTCTCTAATATCATTTCCCTGATTTGTCTTGAATGTCTTTTGTCTTTAtaatactgttggaccttacatggaggtattcttatgaattcatttaAAACAGGTAATCCTCTGATTTTCTACATTTGAGTTAATATGGTAATGTACAATATTGCATCTAAGGAAAGTTAGCATAGCAgttaaaggggatgaatactttttcagccttaaacattttggttttaatttttcaggttttggaattagttttgatttgacatgatgcacaatgttttgtagattagctcaaaatcctatttaaatatattttaaatttagaaacagtaaaatatgaaaatagttgagttctgaatactttttcaaggcactataTCTACATAGGACTTCAGCACAATGACGACATGGCTGTTCAGCAAATTACAATTATGTTCATTCCAAGTTGTAAATGCTAGTCTTTTTTCCaataaaagaccattaacttaaGTCTCTTGGGTGCCAAAATTATTTGCTATTAATTATTTGCACAAACTGTACATGACTTCAAATTGTTGGATTTTCATAATGACCACTGCTTCAACCTAAAACCAGTAAGTAAATATTTGTAATACATGATTTTATTAATGACTTTTTGGTGGTCTTATTTGCAAAAGCTGATATGCAGCAAAACCAAACCACATGTAATTTAATGTTGGTATGTCCTGATTTAAATTTCTTAAGTTAAATGGTCACTAGTTAATTGCTGCAAATTATACATTCGTACCAAACCAAGCAATTTccaattttgttttttaaaaaaaggttcaaGTCTTCCTGCTGTATGGGAAAATTCAAGGTTTTGAAAACTTAAGTAACAATGCTAAACTGTGTTGGCTGTTGAATTTGTCATCCTTTCAGGTAACTGCAGAAATGTATACTTTGGCCTATCTCTTTGCACACTGCTATCAAGGGTGTTATTTCTTCCTTGACCTGAGGTGTCTTTAATGTTTAAAAGCTGAAGAATAGTTATGGAAGTCTGCTGCTAATCAAATGGAAACTGGAGATGAAACAAAACAAGGCCTGCTTGCCACAAGGCCTGCTTGCCCCTTCCGTGCTTCCATCCCCATTTGTATCACCTTAAAACCCAAGGTTCTTGATATTTTATAGGGTTGGATTacattcctcccttcctcccaaTTCGGACAGTGCATAGGCCTGGGGGTTCTTGAGGGCAGCTTCATCCTTACTGGTTGCAGATGTGCAGTTCCAGTCCTGCAAGTACTCATTAGCATTCTTGAATTTGAACCACAGCCAAGGCCATAATAAACTGGCACTGAACTGTTTATCTGAAGATGTAATTGTTTTTGGGATTGATAATGATGCATCTGAAATATTGTAGGCAGGTTGTATGCTGATAGTGCATCTTTCTTGATGCTGTTAGATGTGGAGATGCTCGTTTCTCAAACGTGTtatcagatgaaatttaatgttgcTATGTTGTAAATATGCAGACCAAACTTGATGCTTTCTGTATTAAAGTTTTAGCAAAAGCAACACCAATAAACTGAGCCAGTAGTGCTATTTGTGAATAGCATTGTGAATTTGTCAAATTTTTCCCAGCTTGTCTACTATTAGTACTTTGTATGTTGAAGCAGTGCATTTTCACTCACTAGACCAATGTTCATTGATTTTACTTTGAAATGAGATTTAACATTAGTAATTTCTTAACGAAGTGAATGCACAAGTCTACATCTAACCTTGACTGAAGTCAAATGATTATGGGGGAAGTGGAATGACAATTGCGTTGTCCAAATAAATCAAAGTTGTTTCTTTTTACCTGTTACTTTGAAATCTGAGGGTGGGGCATGGTGATGTGATTGCTGAGCCAGCACATGCTTGATAGACAAAATCTCCTTAATAATGGAAAAGAAAACTAGTCCATGTTCATAATCAAATAAAACTCGTGTAAACGTGAGGCACTTGTTCCTGCTTCTAAAGATATCTGGGGCAGATTTGCATCTTCTTGAGGTACATGGAAAGGAAGGGTTTGGACATGCTGTGGAGATGATAGGCTGATGTGATGGCAACAATTAAGAATATTTTCTGTTTATGCATTTAAATTGGGAATATAGGATATGTGCAGGTAAATAGGCTGGGAGTTTAGTTTTGGCAGTCTGCATCAATAAGGTGGGCTGGGAAAAACCCATTGGTGTGGTGTACTTTATCTTGGTCCTATGCTATATTTAACCTCTATATACCagcactatattctatctgcttGGAGATGGTGGATACTGTTTGCACAGCTTATCATTGAATTCTTAATGTTCATGCTACTGGTAAGGCTAGCATTACCCATACCTAGTTGCCCCTTAACTCAATTCAACTGCACCTGGAATTGTATGGCCAGATTAGGTAAGAGTCCTCTATTAGCAATCCATTGCTAGGTACTCTTccctttcttttctcttttttctcttctccccccccccccccatgcttccAAGCAGATGGTGCAGATCAATGGCTCTGTTCATGATTTCTATTATCTTCAACTATTACACACTGCTGTGGAGATTTAGTGATCAGTTTTCTTTGGCTCCTATCTACAGTGAAGGTCGGTTGTGTTTGTGGACTGCAGAGCGTGCTTAACTCAATGATGGCCTAgtgatttggtatatttaaaatggctgTTAAGGCATCGGATAATGGGGAGTAGATGGGGAATGAGGCTGATGGATAATAAACTGCCATAGTGAAATGGTGAagatttgatgggctaaatggcctaattgtgctatgttctatgtcttATTGCACCCAGTGTTAAGCTGCCACCCATTTCCTACTACAATTTTATTGAATAAACAATGTAGAAATATTACTTTGACCTAAGTAGCTTACACAGACACCATTTTCCTTTTGAGCACATAAGCAGTTGAGTTGCATCATTCTAACATGCACTGGAATGATGTGCAGAAGCCATTTGGTACACAAGTTGAGCTGTTTGGAAAGATCAGTTAACAAATTTTGACA is a window of Hemitrygon akajei chromosome 3, sHemAka1.3, whole genome shotgun sequence DNA encoding:
- the calm1a gene encoding calmodulin-1a is translated as MADQLTEEQIAEFKEAFSLFDKDGDGTITTKELGTVMRSLGQNPTEAELQDMINEVDADGNGTIDFPEFLTMMARKMKDTDSEEEIREAFRVFDKDGNGYISAAELRHVMTNLGEKLTDEEVDEMIREADIDGDGQVNYEEFVQMMTAK